The Phragmitibacter flavus genome includes a region encoding these proteins:
- a CDS encoding HamA C-terminal domain-containing protein has product MNGQSSPEFSALLTAQQDFSVCVKCAKESVDTDAPRVDYLYLRFKEATPDEAGLAEIVYHQIVNYAIPRKKIRELIERSQSNPLDFSLHSKIFEEAKRAFIRYDSKATGPMANIRYGEIGEVIAFCVASHFLTAGQVAAKMALKTNAEMPVFGLDGIHVRGESDGTITVYFMEAKVVGEAESGAEQYAKSAGGFDNDRKHKLNEQRIARDLSNFDMFEGALREAALNYFDPYGQASENVRERFVGVVVYSEPLFGTKIPVNDATPLDAHEKHFVKSFESLFGGFKSALEKALKSHSAEPGRCRAFFLAVPDTGELKKRFAQQMANEHIR; this is encoded by the coding sequence ACAGATGCCCCACGGGTAGATTATCTTTATTTGCGCTTTAAGGAAGCGACCCCTGACGAAGCTGGATTGGCCGAAATCGTCTATCATCAGATTGTAAACTACGCGATCCCGAGGAAAAAGATAAGGGAGCTTATCGAGCGCAGCCAATCGAATCCTCTGGATTTTAGTCTGCACAGCAAAATTTTCGAGGAAGCGAAGCGGGCGTTTATCAGGTATGACTCCAAGGCAACCGGACCGATGGCCAATATTCGGTATGGAGAGATCGGTGAAGTGATAGCCTTTTGCGTTGCGTCCCACTTTTTAACCGCTGGTCAGGTCGCTGCAAAAATGGCGCTGAAGACCAACGCAGAAATGCCAGTGTTCGGACTCGACGGAATTCACGTGCGCGGGGAGTCTGACGGAACCATTACCGTGTATTTTATGGAGGCCAAGGTCGTGGGGGAGGCGGAGTCGGGGGCAGAGCAATATGCTAAATCCGCCGGTGGCTTTGATAATGATCGCAAGCATAAATTGAATGAGCAGCGCATCGCACGTGATCTAAGCAACTTTGATATGTTTGAGGGCGCATTAAGGGAGGCTGCCCTGAATTATTTCGATCCCTATGGCCAAGCGAGCGAGAACGTGCGTGAACGCTTTGTTGGCGTTGTCGTCTATAGCGAACCCTTGTTTGGAACTAAAATCCCGGTAAATGATGCAACACCACTTGACGCGCATGAGAAGCATTTCGTGAAGAGCTTCGAAAGTCTCTTCGGAGGATTTAAGTCAGCTTTGGAAAAAGCATTGAAGAGCCATAGTGCCGAGCCCGGGCGTTGCCGGGCATTCTTCTTGGCAGTCCCAGACACTGGGGAATTAAAAAAGCGTTTCGCACAACAAATGGCAAATGAGCACATTCGCTGA
- a CDS encoding phytanoyl-CoA dioxygenase family protein has product MQHSIDQHGFTITKDVVDSNAVADLLQTLGPVSGAGRRALLSHPQISAFAHSSTILALVRPYLPEPPIPVRAIYFDKTPETNWGVTWHQDLTLALKEPIETPGFGPWSIKDGIPHVQPPAFLLTQMLTLRLHLDEADESNGALKVLPGSHQSGRLSSAEIQDVRTKLIETLCSARAGDALLMRPLLLHSSSRSISDKHRRILHIEYAGFHLPNGLSWHQAA; this is encoded by the coding sequence ATGCAGCACTCAATTGATCAACACGGGTTCACCATCACCAAAGACGTGGTCGATTCGAACGCCGTCGCTGATCTGCTGCAAACCTTGGGCCCCGTCTCAGGAGCCGGTAGACGCGCCCTGCTTTCCCATCCGCAGATCTCGGCCTTTGCTCACTCATCGACCATCCTCGCCTTGGTTCGTCCCTACCTTCCGGAACCTCCAATCCCCGTCCGGGCCATCTATTTCGACAAGACCCCCGAGACCAATTGGGGGGTCACATGGCATCAAGACCTCACCCTGGCATTAAAAGAACCCATCGAAACTCCCGGCTTTGGTCCCTGGAGCATCAAGGACGGCATTCCTCACGTTCAGCCACCCGCCTTCCTCTTGACGCAAATGCTCACCCTTCGATTGCACCTCGACGAAGCCGATGAAAGCAATGGAGCGTTAAAAGTCCTTCCCGGTTCACACCAATCAGGCCGACTTTCATCCGCCGAAATCCAAGATGTTCGCACCAAGCTCATTGAAACCTTGTGCAGCGCCCGGGCAGGTGACGCGCTTTTAATGCGCCCCCTCCTGCTTCACTCATCAAGCCGCTCCATCAGCGACAAACACCGGCGCATTCTCCATATCGAATACGCCGGGTTCCATCTCCCCAACGGCCTCTCCTGGCACCAAGCCGCTTAA
- a CDS encoding DEAD/DEAH box helicase, with translation MSTFAEELALTVKRHEKFWLDVEVASAAAMRHLLPGVAFNPPQKGHDEHLLWRLLRSASVLSQTANDRDKGLAQDLALFIAVTSEDAKTKAYACDLFSELGNHPGSQRLEQQLRIEDDFLLSSIRRAVLCAFNTVSVAETPYAFTDFQYGLWSKLPQIKAGAVSAPTSAGKSFVVIEHLCQRAVNEDKFAAVFVAPTRALLGEVHAKISNRLREHEETIRVSTIPTLDSEDKEKQIFVLTQERLQVLLAIWDGKFDLVIVDEAQGIGDDSRGMILQECLENIVMRGPKAQFLFLAPGASGFEALATAVNLAKIDVAETELSPVIQNRIVVSQTVGDESSLDVSMLADVRRVKIGTLNAKRGFGNGNTLLAAVALELGKSGGSLVYGTGPADAEKVASQIASDIEPIENPRLKELSKFVIQHVHAKYSLASHVLRGVGFHYGKMPSLLREALEQAFQAGDLKYLVCTTTLFQGVNLPARNVFIDTPTRGRNDKLDAASLWNFAGRAGRLGKEIVGNVFLVDYDKWESKPFTAKAKFAIAPSFKRVVSENAIQITAWLSSEIFEESSDSVATLETAGGLMMSHAARGSLRQFVKRTIGKSIDAVESEDLVSAAEVAFKELDLPIEALSINWTVNPFGQARLLKRFREKIKDGKVDDLIPVHPVPWSMSIYSRYVGIFSRLNREIFGKSASRKFNNRLASDALAWMGGKPLPVIIGKRISFAQTQRSNVKIDTQVRGVFDFIEDTLRFKYVQLGRCYVDLLKFALEEAELHDAAKSVYDFPLALELGVSSIAGQAFVELGLSRITSATLEALIPDSKPTVDRAREWIAGLSEVGSKLSRVIWEELLRKGLVRSEEPI, from the coding sequence ATGAGCACATTCGCTGAAGAACTAGCCCTTACGGTCAAAAGGCACGAGAAGTTTTGGTTGGATGTTGAGGTTGCCTCTGCGGCTGCGATGCGTCATCTGCTTCCCGGTGTGGCGTTCAACCCCCCGCAAAAAGGGCATGATGAGCATTTGCTATGGAGACTGCTCCGGTCCGCTTCCGTTCTCTCACAAACAGCTAATGATCGTGACAAAGGTTTAGCCCAAGATCTCGCACTGTTCATTGCGGTGACCTCCGAAGATGCAAAGACCAAGGCTTATGCTTGTGATCTTTTTTCGGAGTTGGGCAATCATCCTGGGTCCCAGAGGCTGGAGCAACAACTGAGGATTGAAGATGATTTTTTACTCTCCTCGATCAGGCGAGCGGTGCTTTGCGCTTTCAATACTGTGTCGGTCGCAGAAACGCCTTATGCTTTCACGGATTTCCAATACGGATTGTGGTCGAAATTGCCCCAAATAAAAGCCGGAGCAGTGTCTGCGCCGACTTCAGCTGGCAAATCGTTTGTTGTCATTGAGCATCTTTGCCAGAGGGCGGTGAATGAAGATAAGTTCGCAGCTGTGTTCGTGGCACCAACCAGGGCGCTTCTTGGAGAGGTGCACGCGAAGATCAGCAATCGGCTTCGGGAGCACGAAGAAACCATACGAGTTTCGACCATCCCAACCCTGGACTCCGAGGATAAGGAAAAGCAGATTTTCGTTTTAACCCAGGAGCGACTTCAGGTCTTGTTAGCAATTTGGGATGGCAAGTTCGATTTGGTTATTGTGGATGAAGCGCAAGGTATTGGCGATGATTCCCGGGGCATGATTCTTCAGGAATGCCTGGAGAATATTGTGATGCGAGGCCCAAAAGCTCAGTTCCTGTTTCTTGCTCCCGGAGCGTCCGGTTTCGAGGCCTTAGCGACAGCAGTAAATCTCGCAAAGATCGACGTTGCGGAAACTGAACTTTCACCGGTCATTCAGAATCGGATAGTGGTGAGTCAGACCGTTGGAGATGAATCCAGTCTTGACGTTTCGATGCTGGCTGATGTGCGTCGAGTTAAGATTGGAACTTTGAATGCCAAGCGTGGTTTTGGAAATGGTAACACCCTTCTAGCCGCCGTTGCCCTTGAGTTGGGAAAGAGCGGAGGATCACTTGTGTATGGGACCGGGCCGGCAGATGCAGAGAAGGTTGCCAGCCAGATTGCTTCGGACATCGAACCAATCGAGAACCCCCGACTTAAAGAGCTTTCTAAGTTCGTAATACAGCATGTGCATGCCAAATATTCCCTGGCGAGTCACGTGCTAAGAGGCGTTGGCTTCCACTATGGCAAAATGCCGAGTCTGCTGAGGGAGGCACTGGAGCAGGCGTTTCAAGCTGGAGATTTAAAATACCTGGTATGCACGACCACACTTTTCCAAGGAGTAAATTTGCCTGCGAGAAACGTCTTCATCGACACACCTACCCGTGGACGTAATGATAAGCTAGATGCTGCTTCTCTTTGGAATTTCGCGGGACGCGCGGGCCGACTGGGCAAAGAGATTGTCGGTAATGTATTTTTGGTTGATTACGATAAATGGGAATCCAAACCTTTCACAGCGAAAGCAAAATTTGCTATAGCCCCATCTTTCAAGAGAGTTGTATCAGAGAACGCGATTCAGATCACCGCTTGGCTTAGTAGCGAGATTTTTGAAGAAAGCTCCGACTCGGTTGCCACGCTGGAAACGGCTGGGGGCTTGATGATGTCCCATGCAGCCCGCGGAAGCCTGCGGCAGTTTGTCAAAAGGACAATTGGAAAGTCTATTGATGCTGTGGAATCCGAGGATCTCGTCTCCGCTGCGGAGGTGGCCTTCAAGGAGTTAGACCTTCCGATTGAGGCATTGTCCATCAACTGGACGGTTAATCCATTTGGACAGGCGCGTCTATTAAAGCGTTTTCGGGAAAAGATTAAGGATGGCAAAGTTGACGATCTCATTCCAGTCCACCCTGTTCCATGGAGCATGTCTATTTATTCACGCTATGTGGGGATCTTTTCACGGCTAAATCGTGAGATTTTTGGGAAGTCAGCTTCTCGCAAATTCAATAACCGCCTTGCAAGTGATGCCTTGGCTTGGATGGGGGGTAAACCTTTGCCAGTAATAATTGGCAAAAGAATTTCTTTTGCCCAGACTCAGCGAAGTAACGTCAAAATTGACACCCAAGTGCGTGGTGTCTTCGACTTTATTGAAGATACCCTTCGCTTCAAATATGTGCAGCTTGGTCGTTGCTATGTTGATCTCCTGAAGTTCGCTCTGGAAGAAGCAGAATTGCATGACGCTGCGAAAAGCGTCTATGACTTCCCTTTGGCCTTGGAGCTAGGAGTATCCTCGATTGCGGGGCAAGCGTTCGTTGAACTCGGACTATCTAGGATCACTTCCGCGACATTGGAGGCTCTTATTCCCGATTCAAAGCCAACAGTAGATCGTGCCCGGGAGTGGATCGCAGGCCTCTCGGAAGTGGGATCCAAGCTCTCACGGGTAATCTGGGAGGAATTGCTGAGGAAGGGGCTTGTGCGATCAGAGGAGCCGATTTAG
- a CDS encoding WD40 repeat domain-containing protein, giving the protein MKAKPIRVAILSLLLTVLGIVSIFAAPPSPPQSAHQLLGIWRAHFNQDASTLVIQLRDGSIYLATTATGDLLPTEPPLSTIRGTVIPNTDGSQFAVTTPTHLQVFESTTGKALSPALAIETIEGNPTLVFSPDGRFLAALDSQHHAHLFDTSSWKKLATFPPAAEDTSADLEYQSPLLFSSNSQRLYFLSHTGHVQPIDTKTWKPHGPVLEHPNPDGYIFGQSLSPDDTQFITFDGPGENGPKGQLQLWNLTNSNPIGSPVSAQNGISGTFLDNPFRLIVTPSRGTATVRELPSFQTLFSLPAHDDVDGTKVQPTPDGKFLITSGSDTTLRLMDAKTGTQKSSIVLPDRPSTLLIEPDSKHLLTASTELIQNDQSQTWSTILTRLSIPELQSQATFKIASYIGLPILSTQGNHFIIIEGSTEEERLLILDTQTLAPLPWCANAR; this is encoded by the coding sequence ATGAAAGCCAAGCCCATCCGCGTCGCCATCCTGTCCCTGCTCCTCACGGTTCTTGGCATCGTTTCCATTTTCGCCGCCCCGCCTTCGCCCCCGCAATCCGCCCACCAACTGCTAGGCATCTGGAGGGCCCACTTCAACCAAGACGCCTCCACCCTGGTGATCCAACTGCGAGACGGCAGCATCTACCTCGCCACCACTGCCACCGGCGACCTTCTTCCCACCGAACCTCCCCTCAGCACCATTCGCGGCACCGTCATTCCCAACACGGATGGCTCCCAATTTGCCGTCACCACCCCCACCCACCTGCAAGTCTTCGAATCCACCACCGGCAAGGCCCTCTCCCCCGCCCTCGCCATCGAAACCATTGAAGGCAATCCCACCCTCGTCTTCTCACCCGACGGCCGCTTCCTCGCCGCCCTCGACAGCCAGCATCACGCCCACCTCTTCGACACCTCCAGTTGGAAAAAGCTCGCCACCTTTCCCCCCGCCGCCGAAGACACCTCCGCCGACCTCGAGTATCAATCTCCTCTGCTCTTCAGCAGCAACAGCCAACGCCTCTATTTTCTCAGCCACACCGGACACGTTCAGCCCATCGACACCAAAACCTGGAAACCGCACGGGCCCGTCCTTGAACATCCAAACCCCGACGGCTATATCTTCGGCCAGAGCCTCAGCCCCGATGACACCCAGTTCATCACCTTCGACGGACCCGGCGAAAACGGCCCAAAAGGCCAGCTCCAACTCTGGAACCTGACCAACTCCAACCCCATCGGCTCCCCAGTCAGCGCTCAAAACGGCATCAGTGGAACCTTTCTCGATAATCCTTTCCGCCTCATCGTGACTCCTTCACGCGGAACCGCCACCGTCCGCGAACTTCCCTCCTTCCAGACCCTCTTCTCCCTCCCCGCCCATGACGACGTCGACGGAACCAAAGTCCAGCCCACCCCAGACGGCAAATTTCTGATCACTTCAGGAAGCGACACTACCCTGCGCCTCATGGACGCCAAAACGGGAACCCAAAAATCCTCCATCGTCCTCCCTGACCGACCCAGCACCCTCCTCATCGAGCCCGACTCCAAACATCTGCTCACCGCATCCACCGAACTCATTCAAAACGATCAATCTCAAACCTGGAGCACCATCCTCACTCGCCTCTCCATTCCCGAACTCCAATCGCAAGCCACCTTTAAAATCGCCTCCTACATCGGCCTCCCCATCCTTTCTACCCAAGGCAACCACTTCATCATCATCGAAGGCAGCACCGAAGAAGAACGCCTCCTCATCCTCGACACTCAAACCTTGGCCCCCCTCCCATGGTGCGCCAATGCCAGGTAG
- a CDS encoding ion transporter produces the protein MKATGANSETHKLKPWDLVLAFLSVYLLLALFAELVLDLDANVRDALNRTDTVLCLIFLGDFFYRLATAPSKLAYLKWGWIDFISSIPSVDIFRWGRFFRVFRILRAIRSARHLILVVRKSSAQSLLLTVLMGCFLVLDIGAMAILHFEQDVPGSNITTVQDAFWWSIVTMTTVGYGDRFPVTPEGRMVASVLMVMGIGLFGSLTAFLSSALLKPDADKEESELREVLGRLDEMKERLERMEAKLGERRLKDEG, from the coding sequence ATGAAAGCAACGGGAGCGAATTCGGAGACTCACAAACTCAAACCGTGGGATTTGGTGCTGGCGTTTTTGTCGGTGTATCTGCTCCTGGCGTTGTTTGCGGAGCTGGTCCTGGATCTTGATGCCAATGTGCGGGATGCGCTGAACCGGACGGACACCGTGTTGTGTTTGATTTTTCTGGGAGACTTCTTTTACCGGCTGGCGACGGCACCGAGCAAGCTTGCGTATTTGAAGTGGGGATGGATCGATTTCATTTCGAGCATTCCATCGGTGGACATTTTTCGATGGGGGCGGTTTTTCAGGGTGTTCCGAATTTTGCGGGCAATCCGGTCGGCGAGGCATTTGATTTTGGTGGTGCGCAAGAGCAGTGCGCAGAGCTTGTTGCTGACGGTGTTGATGGGCTGTTTCCTGGTGCTGGATATTGGGGCAATGGCGATTCTGCATTTTGAGCAGGATGTTCCGGGGTCGAACATCACGACGGTGCAGGATGCGTTTTGGTGGTCGATTGTGACGATGACGACGGTGGGTTATGGCGACCGGTTTCCAGTGACGCCGGAGGGGAGGATGGTGGCGTCGGTATTGATGGTGATGGGGATTGGATTGTTTGGATCGTTGACCGCGTTTTTGTCATCGGCGTTGCTGAAGCCGGATGCGGACAAGGAGGAGTCGGAGCTGCGGGAGGTGTTGGGGAGGTTGGACGAGATGAAGGAGCGTCTGGAAAGAATGGAGGCGAAGCTGGGGGAGAGGAGATTGAAGGATGAAGGATGA
- a CDS encoding RNA polymerase sigma factor, which produces MDRSLEATDEDLVALAKEGELDALDGLVRRHQSWVFNLALRMVWRRDVAEDATQEILIKAVTHLGSFEGRSKFSTWLHQIAVNHLMNVRKSEMEEKAMTFTDMGASLEAVVDEDLPDEKVPPVATGLLVEEARIGCMTAMLMCLDRRQRLAFILGEVMGESSENAAAALEVTSANFRQLLSRARHDLYQFMNDKCGLVNEANPCRCARKAAGFMKQGWLDPVNRQFTKDRLDGVRQRAPELLGELEEMDRRHAVLYREQEWLMGPDLVGRLRELVAASSFSKS; this is translated from the coding sequence GTGGACAGGTCGCTTGAGGCAACGGATGAGGACTTGGTGGCGTTGGCCAAGGAGGGTGAATTGGATGCTTTGGATGGGTTGGTGAGAAGGCATCAATCCTGGGTGTTTAATCTGGCGCTGCGGATGGTATGGCGACGCGATGTGGCGGAAGATGCAACGCAGGAGATTCTCATCAAGGCGGTGACTCATCTCGGCAGCTTCGAGGGAAGGAGCAAATTTTCGACCTGGCTGCATCAGATCGCGGTGAATCATTTGATGAATGTTCGCAAGTCGGAGATGGAGGAAAAGGCGATGACCTTCACCGACATGGGGGCGTCGCTGGAGGCGGTGGTCGATGAAGATCTGCCGGATGAGAAGGTGCCGCCGGTGGCGACGGGATTGCTGGTCGAGGAAGCGAGGATTGGTTGCATGACGGCCATGTTGATGTGCCTGGATCGACGTCAGCGGCTGGCTTTTATTTTGGGCGAAGTGATGGGGGAAAGCAGCGAGAATGCGGCGGCGGCTTTGGAGGTGACATCGGCAAACTTTCGGCAGCTGCTTTCGCGGGCGAGACATGATCTTTACCAGTTCATGAACGACAAGTGTGGTTTGGTGAATGAAGCGAACCCTTGCCGCTGCGCGCGCAAGGCGGCAGGTTTTATGAAGCAGGGTTGGTTGGATCCGGTCAACCGTCAGTTCACAAAGGACCGGTTGGATGGTGTTCGGCAACGGGCGCCGGAGTTGCTGGGCGAACTGGAGGAAATGGACCGTCGTCACGCCGTTCTTTATCGGGAGCAGGAATGGCTGATGGGGCCGGATCTGGTGGGGCGTTTGAGGGAGCTGGTTGCGGCGTCGAGTTTTTCGAAAAGTTGA
- a CDS encoding DUF1398 domain-containing protein, producing MNTQIITIAARATIEGTKPFPEIVGLLIEAGVESYHVDYVAMQKTYYGGDGAVVKTAIALEGLPPVGEDFDVTALRQNIADSQMKGQSWREFSIRAMQGGVQGYFAFLRGQRVTYFGRQGDQHVEWFPGAKKG from the coding sequence ATGAATACCCAGATCATCACCATTGCCGCCAGGGCCACCATTGAAGGCACCAAGCCGTTCCCTGAAATTGTTGGCCTGCTGATTGAGGCGGGCGTGGAGTCTTATCATGTCGACTACGTGGCGATGCAGAAGACGTATTACGGCGGGGATGGCGCGGTCGTGAAGACAGCGATTGCCTTGGAAGGGTTGCCGCCGGTTGGGGAGGATTTTGATGTGACGGCGCTCCGTCAGAATATCGCCGACAGCCAGATGAAAGGGCAGTCATGGCGGGAGTTCAGCATTCGTGCGATGCAGGGCGGAGTGCAGGGGTATTTTGCGTTTCTGCGCGGGCAGCGGGTGACTTACTTTGGCCGCCAGGGGGATCAACATGTGGAGTGGTTTCCCGGGGCGAAGAAGGGGTGA
- a CDS encoding fumarylacetoacetate hydrolase family protein, which produces MKIIRFLDSLDLIRHGVLQEDGSAVLLEGDLYGEYRASETRAEIKKLLAPISPVSIPCIGLNYLKHAAETNAPIPQWPVLFHKPITATQSPGGPIQIPTHLASDQVDFEAELAVVIGKTCKNVSKADALSYVLGYTCANDISARDWQKARGGSQWCRGKSFDTFCPLGPHLVTADEIPNPNALRIQTILNGEVMQDSNTADMIFDIPTLIEFLSGSTTLLPGTVILTGTPSGVGMARTPQVWLKPGDNVIIEIESIGQLSNPVEKE; this is translated from the coding sequence ATGAAAATCATCCGCTTCCTCGATTCCCTCGACCTCATCCGCCACGGCGTCCTCCAAGAAGATGGCAGCGCCGTCCTCCTCGAAGGCGACCTCTACGGCGAATACCGCGCCTCCGAAACCCGCGCCGAAATTAAAAAACTGCTCGCCCCCATCTCTCCAGTCAGCATTCCCTGCATCGGACTCAACTACCTCAAACACGCCGCCGAAACCAACGCCCCCATCCCGCAATGGCCCGTGCTTTTTCATAAACCCATCACCGCCACCCAGTCTCCCGGCGGCCCCATCCAGATCCCCACCCATCTCGCCAGCGACCAGGTCGACTTCGAAGCCGAACTCGCCGTCGTCATCGGCAAGACCTGCAAAAACGTCAGCAAAGCCGACGCACTCTCCTACGTCCTCGGCTACACCTGCGCCAACGACATCAGCGCCCGCGACTGGCAAAAAGCCCGCGGAGGCAGCCAATGGTGCCGCGGCAAATCCTTCGACACCTTTTGCCCGCTCGGACCCCACCTCGTCACCGCCGACGAAATCCCCAATCCCAACGCCCTGCGCATTCAAACCATCCTCAACGGCGAAGTGATGCAGGACTCCAACACCGCCGACATGATCTTCGACATCCCCACGTTGATCGAGTTCCTCAGCGGCAGCACCACCCTACTTCCCGGCACCGTGATATTAACCGGCACCCCCTCCGGCGTCGGCATGGCCCGCACCCCGCAAGTCTGGCTCAAACCAGGCGACAATGTCATCATCGAAATCGAATCCATCGGCCAGCTCAGCAACCCGGTGGAGAAGGAGTAA
- the lpxB gene encoding lipid-A-disaccharide synthase codes for MKKLFLLAGEISGDTHGSGLMRSLREREPQMEFLGYGGVQMRGIGGEPMVDWVEDAGVVGLWEVLKMYGWFKQKMAEALAMVAEQQPDAVVLIDYPGFNLRFAKALREQGYAKPLIYYISPQVWAWKKGRIKTMAKLLDLMICIFPFEKVLYEKSGLPTVFAGHPMVDRVKTLRREGTGGRDKGLVGFFPGSRANEVKRLLPVMLETATRMESEIPGVKFVISAANARLATLMGEMMEAAGRPEAKAWIETGTVYDLMQRVEVGAVASGTATLEAACFGLPYVLVYKVNGFTFVVGKAVVKIKFLGMINILAGCEVVKELVQGDFNAQKVATELGRLMKDAAAREGLLKDLAQTVALLGEGGAYDKAADAVLEKC; via the coding sequence ATGAAGAAGCTGTTTCTTTTGGCGGGGGAGATCAGTGGCGACACGCATGGCTCCGGGTTGATGCGGTCGTTGCGTGAGCGCGAGCCGCAGATGGAGTTCCTTGGTTACGGCGGGGTGCAGATGCGCGGAATCGGTGGCGAGCCGATGGTGGACTGGGTGGAGGATGCGGGCGTGGTGGGTTTGTGGGAGGTGCTGAAGATGTATGGCTGGTTCAAGCAGAAGATGGCGGAGGCTCTGGCCATGGTGGCGGAGCAGCAGCCGGATGCGGTGGTGTTGATCGATTACCCAGGATTCAATCTGCGTTTTGCGAAAGCGTTGCGGGAGCAGGGATATGCGAAGCCGTTGATTTATTACATCAGTCCGCAGGTGTGGGCGTGGAAAAAAGGGCGCATCAAAACGATGGCGAAGCTGCTGGATCTGATGATCTGCATTTTTCCGTTTGAGAAGGTGTTGTATGAGAAGAGTGGCTTGCCGACGGTGTTTGCGGGGCATCCGATGGTGGATCGGGTCAAGACGTTGCGACGTGAGGGAACCGGAGGACGCGACAAGGGGTTGGTCGGCTTTTTTCCGGGGAGTCGTGCGAATGAGGTGAAGCGCTTGCTGCCGGTGATGCTGGAGACGGCAACGCGCATGGAGTCGGAGATTCCGGGCGTGAAGTTTGTGATCAGTGCCGCGAACGCACGGCTGGCGACGTTGATGGGAGAGATGATGGAAGCGGCGGGCAGGCCGGAGGCGAAGGCATGGATCGAGACGGGCACCGTTTATGATTTGATGCAGCGCGTGGAAGTGGGTGCGGTGGCGAGTGGCACGGCGACGCTGGAGGCGGCTTGTTTTGGGCTGCCGTATGTGCTGGTTTACAAGGTGAACGGGTTCACTTTTGTGGTGGGCAAGGCGGTGGTGAAGATCAAGTTTTTGGGGATGATCAACATCCTGGCGGGTTGTGAGGTGGTGAAGGAGTTGGTGCAGGGAGATTTTAATGCGCAGAAGGTGGCGACGGAGTTGGGGCGTTTGATGAAGGATGCGGCGGCGCGTGAAGGTTTGTTGAAGGATCTGGCGCAAACGGTGGCGTTGTTGGGAGAAGGCGGAGCGTATGATAAGGCAGCGGATGCGGTGTTGGAAAAGTGTTAA
- a CDS encoding Gfo/Idh/MocA family protein — translation MSKRIRAGVAGVGAMGKNHARVLAELESADLTAIYDVDQARAQELATLYGAQAVSSLEEFASLVDAVAVAVPTVFHREVAGYLLEQGKHVLVEKPLSESLQEAQELMELADARQLVLQVGHIERFNPVMQQLEDRIKLPRFIEATRLSPFPNRSIDIGVTLDLMIHDLEIILHLVGGSAVVSIDAVGVPVLTRREDIANARLRFANGCVANVTASRVSDKKMRKIQVFHTEGYISLDYQEQAGHAYRREGMAIVREEVPVEKDEPLKLELASFIDCASRGGKPVVGGHQGTEALRLAVLIMKAMEQNSTMTLPLPPTPLP, via the coding sequence ATGAGCAAACGGATCAGAGCAGGAGTGGCGGGCGTTGGGGCGATGGGCAAGAACCATGCGCGGGTGCTGGCGGAGCTGGAATCGGCGGACCTCACTGCCATTTATGATGTGGATCAGGCGCGAGCGCAGGAGCTGGCGACGTTGTATGGAGCGCAGGCGGTGTCGAGTTTGGAGGAGTTCGCGAGTCTGGTGGATGCGGTGGCGGTGGCGGTGCCGACGGTGTTTCATCGCGAGGTGGCGGGTTATCTTTTGGAGCAAGGGAAGCATGTGCTGGTGGAGAAACCGTTGAGTGAGTCGCTGCAGGAGGCGCAGGAACTGATGGAACTGGCGGATGCACGGCAGTTGGTGTTGCAGGTGGGGCACATTGAGCGGTTCAATCCGGTGATGCAGCAGTTGGAGGATCGGATCAAGCTGCCGAGGTTCATTGAGGCGACGAGGCTTTCGCCGTTCCCGAATCGGAGCATCGACATCGGAGTGACGCTGGATCTAATGATTCATGATCTGGAGATCATTTTGCATCTGGTGGGTGGTTCGGCGGTGGTGAGCATTGATGCGGTCGGGGTGCCGGTGTTGACGCGTCGGGAGGACATTGCGAATGCGCGGTTGCGGTTCGCGAATGGATGTGTGGCGAATGTGACGGCGAGCCGGGTGAGCGACAAGAAGATGCGCAAGATCCAGGTGTTCCACACGGAAGGGTATATCTCTTTGGATTATCAGGAGCAGGCGGGACATGCGTATCGACGCGAGGGGATGGCGATTGTGAGGGAGGAGGTGCCGGTGGAGAAGGATGAGCCGCTGAAGCTGGAGCTGGCTTCGTTTATTGATTGCGCGAGCCGCGGTGGCAAGCCGGTGGTGGGCGGGCATCAGGGCACGGAGGCGTTGCGACTGGCGGTGCTGATCATGAAGGCGATGGAGCAGAATTCGACGATGACATTGCCGCTACCACCGACACCGCTGCCATGA